Proteins from one Telopea speciosissima isolate NSW1024214 ecotype Mountain lineage chromosome 1, Tspe_v1, whole genome shotgun sequence genomic window:
- the LOC122653753 gene encoding cytochrome P450 71A1-like has protein sequence MEEQKVFFLPPLLFLSLYLLFKLNNKKKNSAEEPNLPPSPPKLPIIGNLHQLGTLPHRSLAALSHKYGPLMLFHFGSVPSLVVSSPDMAKEITKTHDIVFANRPTSALTKKLLYNCTDISFSPYSEYWRQLRKICATELFSSKRVRSFKFVREEEVAVMIEKISVLSQGGMTPVNISDLLLIFSNNVITRAALGTKYNNIRLGHLVREANTLLGAFSVREHFPLLGWIDTLSGLDKRVNKNYQEMDVVLDQVIQDHLNAKKEDGQTNVKDFVDVLLEAQKDSTLSISLSLDNIKGIILDMFSAGTDTTATTVEWAIVELVRNPRVMKKAQEEIRSVVGSKSKIEEDDILQMDYLKCIIKEIMRLHHAVPFLLPRESSEGVHIKGYYIPPKTRVLINAWAIQMDPNIWDNPDEFIPERFINNPVDLQGQDFQYLPFGAGRRICPGMSFGLASSELVLANLLYWFNWEFPRGEKDIDMTEEFGLALHKKNPVNLLPQKRFSY, from the exons ATGGAAGAGCAAAAAGTGTTCTTCTTGCCTccccttttatttctttccctttACCTTCTATTCAAGCTCaacaataagaagaagaactcagCAGAAGAACCAAATCTACCACCATCACCCCCTAAGCTTCCTATTATTGGAAACCTTCATCAGCTAGGAACCCTCCCCCATCGCTCTCTTGCAGCCCTCTCTCACAAATATGGGCCTCTCATGCTCTTTCATTTTGGTAGTGTCCCATCTTTGGTGGTTTCTTCCCCAGACATGGCTAAAGAGATCACAAAAACCCATGATATTGTGTTTGCAAATAGGCCTACTTCAGCTTTGACAAAAAAGCTTCTTTATAATTGCACAGATATCAGCTTTTCACCCTACAGCGAGTATTGGAGGCAGTTGCGAAAGATCTGTGCTACCGAGCTATTCAGTTCCAAGCGAGTCCGGTCATTCAAGTTTGTTAGGGAGGAGGAGGTTGCTGTTATGATTGAGAAGATATCAGTATTGTCTCAAGGTGGCATGACTCCAGTTAATATAAGTGATTTGCTACTCATTTTCTCAAACAATGTAATCACTAGAGCTGCATTGGGTACAAAGTACAATAACATTAGGCTTGGTCATTTGGTAAGGGAGGCAAATACTCTCCTTGGAGCCTTCAGTGTGAGAGAACACTTCCCATTGTTGGGATGGATTGACACACTCAGTGGCTTAGATAAAAGGGTCAACAAAAATTATCAAGAGATGGATGTGGTTTTGGATCAAGTAATTCAAGACCATCTGAATGCCAAAAAAGAAGATGGCCAGACAAATGTAAAGGACTTTGTGGATGTCTTGCTTGAAGCCCAAAAAGATTCAACACTtagtatctctctttctctagaCAATATCAAAGGAATCATCTtg GACATGTTCTCTGCTGGAACTGATACAACAGCAACTACTGTGGAGTGGGCAATAGTGGAGCTTGTCAGAAATCCTAGGGTAATGAAAAAAGCccaagaagagataagaagTGTTGTGGGAAGTAAATCcaagattgaagaagatgatattCTTCAAATGGATTATTTGAAGTGTATTATTAAGGAGATTATGAGACTACATCATGCTGTTCCTTTTTTGTTACCAAGAGAATCAAGTGAAGGTGTCCATATAAAAGGTTATTACATCCCTCCTAAAACAAGAGTTCTTATCAATGCATGGGCAATTCAAATGGATCCCAATATATGGGATAATCCAGATGAGTTTATTCCAGAAAGATTTATAAACAATCCAGTAGATCTCCAAGGGCAGGATTTTCAATACCTTCCTTTTGGGGCTGGGAGAAGAATTTGCCCTGGAATGTCCTTTGGTTTGGCTTCTTCTGAATTGGTTCTTGCTAATCTTTTGTATTGGTTCAACTGGGAGTTTCCAAGGGGTGAGAAGGACATAGACATGACTGAAGAATTTGGACTTGCACTTCATAAAAAGAATCCTGTaaatcttcttcctcaaaaGCGCTTCTCttattga